The following coding sequences lie in one Chloroflexota bacterium genomic window:
- a CDS encoding 3-oxoacid CoA-transferase subunit B, with product MAEEKTPLDRQTMCNRIAMEFQDGWVVNLGVGMPTLCSNYDFGDTDILFQSENGVIGYGPLSPEGEEDIHLVNAGGQHVTLVKGASIIHHADSFSLIRSGYIDVTVMGAYEVAENGDFANWKTAGRKGGGIGGAMDLAVGAKQVFLALEHTTREGAPRLLKRCTLPVTAVGVVTKVVTNLGLFDITPEGFLMREVAPGYTPEEVQAVTEATLTISPDLKELRVA from the coding sequence ATGGCTGAAGAAAAGACGCCGCTGGACCGGCAGACGATGTGCAACCGCATCGCCATGGAGTTCCAGGACGGCTGGGTGGTGAACCTGGGCGTGGGCATGCCGACGCTGTGCTCCAACTACGACTTCGGCGACACGGACATCCTGTTTCAGTCGGAGAATGGGGTCATCGGCTACGGGCCGCTCTCGCCGGAGGGCGAGGAGGACATCCACCTGGTGAACGCGGGCGGGCAGCACGTGACGCTGGTGAAGGGCGCCTCCATCATCCACCACGCAGACTCGTTCTCGCTCATCCGCTCGGGCTACATCGACGTGACGGTAATGGGCGCGTACGAGGTGGCGGAGAACGGGGACTTCGCGAACTGGAAGACGGCCGGGCGCAAGGGCGGCGGCATCGGCGGGGCGATGGACCTCGCGGTGGGCGCGAAGCAGGTGTTCCTGGCGCTCGAGCACACGACGCGCGAGGGTGCGCCGCGGCTGCTGAAACGGTGCACGCTGCCGGTGACCGCCGTGGGCGTGGTCACCAAGGTGGTGACCAACCTGGGCCTCTTCGACATCACGCCCGAGGGGTTCCTCATGCGGGAGGTCGCGCCCGGCTACACGCCGGAAGAGGTGCAAGCCGTCACGGAGGCGACGCTGACCATCTCGCCTGACCTGAAGGAGTTGCGGGTTGCGTAG
- a CDS encoding acetyl-CoA acetyltransferase yields the protein MADLSRTAAIVGVAESDEIGTVPNKSSLQHHMEAAANALDDAGLSKSDVDGLFTAGYSTYMTGDYLGIKPRFTDSTTVGGSSFIIHIAHAVAAINAGWCEVALITHGQAGRSSRAPVPQDPIMPTLQYEIPYGFIGQPINYAMAATRYMHQYGEERTRQALAEIAVSTRKWALMNPKAAMKDPMTFDDYHNSRWIAWPFHLFDCCLVTDAGAAVVVTSAERARSTKKPPVWVLGAAESHDHLGISTMPDLTSTVSRHTGPAALSMAGLTHGDIDLAMIYDSFTYTVLITLEGLGFCGPGEGPDFVAGQRTAPGGDFPMNTSGGGLSYTHPGMYGIFLIIEAVRQLRGECGERQVPDCGISLVNGTGGALSSTGTVALARD from the coding sequence ATGGCAGACCTCTCCAGAACTGCCGCCATCGTAGGGGTGGCGGAGTCCGACGAAATCGGGACGGTGCCGAACAAGTCGTCGCTGCAGCACCACATGGAGGCGGCGGCCAACGCGCTGGATGACGCCGGGCTGTCGAAGAGCGACGTGGACGGGCTGTTCACGGCGGGCTACTCGACGTACATGACCGGGGACTACCTGGGCATCAAGCCGCGCTTCACGGACAGCACAACGGTCGGCGGGTCGTCGTTCATCATCCACATCGCGCACGCCGTGGCGGCCATCAACGCGGGGTGGTGCGAGGTGGCGCTCATCACGCACGGGCAGGCGGGCCGCAGCAGCCGCGCGCCCGTGCCGCAGGACCCGATCATGCCGACGCTGCAGTACGAGATTCCGTACGGGTTCATCGGCCAGCCCATCAACTACGCGATGGCCGCCACCCGCTATATGCACCAGTACGGCGAGGAGCGCACCCGGCAGGCGCTGGCGGAGATTGCCGTCTCGACGCGGAAGTGGGCGCTGATGAACCCCAAGGCGGCCATGAAGGACCCGATGACGTTCGACGACTACCACAACTCGCGCTGGATTGCCTGGCCGTTCCACCTGTTCGACTGCTGCCTGGTGACGGACGCGGGGGCCGCGGTGGTGGTCACGTCGGCGGAGCGGGCGCGCAGCACAAAGAAGCCGCCGGTGTGGGTGCTCGGCGCGGCGGAGAGCCACGACCACCTGGGCATCTCGACGATGCCGGACCTGACGTCGACGGTGTCGCGGCACACGGGCCCGGCGGCGCTGAGCATGGCGGGGCTGACGCACGGCGACATCGACCTGGCGATGATCTACGACTCGTTCACGTACACGGTGCTCATCACGCTGGAAGGGCTCGGCTTCTGCGGCCCGGGCGAGGGCCCGGACTTCGTCGCCGGGCAGCGGACGGCGCCGGGCGGCGACTTCCCGATGAACACGAGCGGCGGCGGATTGAGCTACACGCACCCCGGCATGTACGGCATCTTCCTCATCATCGAGGCGGTGCGGCAGCTGCGGGGCGAGTGCGGCGAGCGGCAGGTGCCGGACTGCGGGATCTCGCTCGTCAACGGCACGGGCGGCGCGCTGTCGTCGACGGGCACGGTGGCGCTCGCGCGGGACTAG
- a CDS encoding 3-oxoacid CoA-transferase subunit A — translation MKNKVYASFDEAVADVPDGATFMSGGFAGIGVPRNLIMALVRQGAKDLTGISNNTGGQGEVVDVGKLVENGQIRKMVCAFSAAPHPSRANLFEKLNEQGQVEAELVPQGTLAERMRAAGAGVAAFYTPTGVGTETAEGKEHRVFNGRTYVLEYPLHADYAFVRAYRADTFGNLQFRRSQRNFNPVMAMAAKITIAEVEQDIVELGELDPDSIHTPGIVVDRVVKIPPPPEGIWDTPNRRA, via the coding sequence ATGAAGAACAAGGTCTATGCGAGCTTCGACGAGGCCGTCGCCGACGTGCCGGACGGCGCGACGTTCATGTCAGGAGGCTTCGCGGGCATCGGGGTGCCGAGGAACCTCATCATGGCGCTGGTGCGGCAGGGCGCGAAGGACCTGACGGGCATCTCCAACAACACCGGCGGACAGGGCGAGGTCGTCGACGTGGGCAAGCTGGTGGAGAACGGGCAAATCCGCAAGATGGTCTGCGCCTTCAGCGCCGCGCCGCACCCGTCGCGGGCAAATCTCTTCGAGAAGCTGAACGAGCAGGGGCAGGTGGAGGCTGAGCTGGTGCCGCAGGGTACGCTGGCGGAGCGTATGCGGGCTGCGGGCGCGGGCGTCGCGGCGTTCTACACGCCCACGGGCGTCGGGACGGAGACGGCCGAGGGCAAGGAGCACCGCGTCTTCAACGGGCGCACCTACGTGCTGGAGTACCCACTGCACGCCGACTACGCCTTCGTGCGGGCGTACCGCGCGGACACCTTCGGCAACCTGCAGTTCCGGCGGTCGCAGCGGAACTTCAACCCCGTGATGGCCATGGCCGCGAAGATCACGATCGCTGAGGTCGAGCAGGACATCGTGGAGCTGGGCGAGCTGGACCCGGACAGCATCCACACGCCGGGCATCGTGGTAGATCGAGTCGTGAAGATACCGCCGCCGCCGGAGGGGATCTGGGACACTCCGAACCGGCGAGCGTAG
- the sucC gene encoding ADP-forming succinate--CoA ligase subunit beta, with the protein MKIHEYQAKELMAKYGIPVPRGGMAASPDEARKVAGELGGSVVVKAQVHAGGRGKAGGVKVVDNPDDAAEFTGSILGKQLVTFQTGPEGVPVNSVLVEETMDIAQELYVAIVLDPSERRPVVIASAAGGMEIEEVAEETPEKIIRAVVDPTVGLQPFQGRALAYGMGVPAELVRPTADLIVKLYKLMTDLDCSQVEINPLVVTGDGRVLPVDAKLNLDDDAMFRHKDLTDLRDASQEDPLESRAHDIGVIYVRLDGDVGCLVNGAGLAMATMDIVTAVGASPANFLDVGGGADEDRIRAAVGILLSDPNVKRVLVNIFGGILRNDVLARGLVGAYEDTGSKAPIIARMLGTNVEEGRQILLDSGLDVTVVETLKDTAEALRAA; encoded by the coding sequence ATGAAGATCCATGAGTATCAGGCCAAGGAGCTTATGGCCAAGTACGGCATTCCCGTGCCTCGCGGCGGCATGGCGGCCTCGCCAGATGAGGCGCGGAAGGTCGCCGGGGAGCTTGGCGGCAGCGTCGTCGTCAAGGCGCAGGTGCACGCCGGGGGGCGGGGCAAGGCGGGGGGCGTCAAGGTCGTCGACAACCCGGACGACGCGGCGGAGTTCACCGGGAGCATCCTCGGCAAGCAACTGGTGACGTTCCAGACAGGCCCGGAGGGCGTGCCCGTCAACTCCGTGCTGGTCGAGGAGACGATGGACATCGCGCAGGAGCTGTACGTGGCCATCGTGCTCGACCCGAGCGAGCGGCGGCCAGTGGTCATCGCGAGCGCGGCGGGCGGCATGGAGATCGAGGAGGTGGCCGAGGAGACGCCGGAGAAGATCATTCGCGCCGTCGTCGACCCCACCGTTGGCCTGCAACCCTTCCAGGGGCGCGCGCTGGCCTACGGCATGGGCGTGCCGGCCGAGCTGGTGCGGCCTACGGCGGACCTCATTGTGAAGCTGTACAAGCTGATGACGGACCTGGACTGCTCCCAGGTGGAGATCAACCCGCTGGTGGTCACGGGCGACGGCCGCGTGCTGCCGGTGGACGCCAAGCTGAACCTGGATGACGACGCCATGTTCCGCCACAAGGACCTGACGGACCTGCGGGACGCCAGCCAGGAGGACCCGCTGGAATCGCGGGCGCACGACATCGGCGTGATCTATGTGCGGCTGGACGGCGACGTTGGGTGCCTGGTGAACGGCGCGGGGCTGGCAATGGCGACGATGGACATCGTGACGGCGGTGGGGGCCTCGCCCGCCAACTTCCTAGACGTGGGCGGCGGCGCAGACGAGGACCGCATCCGCGCGGCAGTCGGCATCCTGCTCTCCGACCCGAATGTGAAGCGGGTGCTGGTCAACATCTTCGGCGGGATCCTGCGCAACGACGTGCTGGCGCGGGGGCTGGTGGGCGCGTACGAGGACACGGGGTCTAAGGCGCCCATCATCGCGCGGATGCTGGGCACCAACGTCGAGGAGGGCAGGCAGATACTGCTGGACTCGGGCCTCGACGTGACCGTCGTTGAGACACTCAAGGACACGGCGGAGGCGCTGCGCGCGGCGTAG
- a CDS encoding Zn-ribbon domain-containing OB-fold protein: MTQQPYSKPLPTPQPESDFYWEKTKEHELWLRSCNDCNQAYFYPRDICPICFSRDTTWVQASGKGTLHTFAIVHRAPTPAFRDDAPFVVAIVDLEEGPRMPTNLVEVEPDPSAIHVGMPVEVVFEDVTEEITLPKFKPAG; the protein is encoded by the coding sequence ATGACGCAGCAGCCATACAGCAAGCCTTTACCAACACCGCAGCCGGAGTCCGACTTCTACTGGGAGAAGACCAAGGAACACGAGCTGTGGCTGCGCTCCTGCAACGACTGCAACCAGGCGTACTTCTACCCTCGCGACATCTGCCCCATATGCTTCTCACGCGATACGACGTGGGTGCAGGCGAGCGGCAAGGGCACGCTGCACACCTTCGCGATCGTGCACCGGGCGCCGACGCCGGCGTTCCGCGACGACGCGCCCTTCGTGGTCGCGATCGTCGACCTGGAGGAGGGCCCGCGGATGCCGACAAACCTGGTGGAGGTGGAGCCGGACCCGTCGGCGATCCACGTCGGCATGCCGGTGGAGGTGGTCTTCGAGGACGTGACGGAGGAGATCACGCTGCCGAAGTTCAAGCCCGCGGGGTAG